The Serinus canaria isolate serCan28SL12 chromosome 18, serCan2020, whole genome shotgun sequence region TTAAGCTCACAGTAAGTTCCCAAAGCCAGTTGTTTCCAactggctgctgcctgtggttTGTGGGAAgggattttactttttaataacATTATAAATAGGGCTGTGTTCAGTATGCTGCAAACCCGGttactctctctctctcccacccGCCACTCTCCTCCTCCCGCTTCTCTTCCCACCACACTTAATTCCAGATCTGACCATGAATGGGTCAGGCTTCCTCCTCGGTgtcctcagcctgctggcatTTCTCATCTCCACCATGCAGGCATGTCCccccagctgccactgccatgGCGGAGACCTGCAGCACGTCATCTGTGACAACGCGGGGCTGAAGAAGATCCCCAAAGTGCCTGAGCAGACACGGCTTCTCAACCTGCAGAAGAACAACTTCCCCATCCTGCCGACCAATGGCTTCCGTGACATGAAAAAGCTGGTGTCCCTGCACCTCCAGAGCTCTCGGATCAAGGAGATCTCCACCGGAGCCTTCCGGGGGCTCAAGAGCCTGGTCTACCTCTATCTCACCGACAACCAGATCAGTGTCATAAAGCCAGGAGCCTTTGATGATCTTTCTGATCTCACCTACCTGTACCTGGACAAGAACAAGATCCCAGACCTATCCAAAGGGCTCCTCTCCCCTCTTGTCAACCTCTTCATCTTGCACTTGGGCAGCAATAAAATCCAGGAGCTGAAACCAGGGGTCTTCAACGGAGCTAAAGATCTGCGCTGGCTCTTCCTCTCTGACAACACCCTTACCAACCTCCTACCTGGGGCCATGGAGGATGTAGAAAACCTTGCTGTCCTCCACCTGGACAAGAACCAGC contains the following coding sequences:
- the CHAD gene encoding chondroadherin encodes the protein MNGSGFLLGVLSLLAFLISTMQACPPSCHCHGGDLQHVICDNAGLKKIPKVPEQTRLLNLQKNNFPILPTNGFRDMKKLVSLHLQSSRIKEISTGAFRGLKSLVYLYLTDNQISVIKPGAFDDLSDLTYLYLDKNKIPDLSKGLLSPLVNLFILHLGSNKIQELKPGVFNGAKDLRWLFLSDNTLTNLLPGAMEDVENLAVLHLDKNQLSSYPVNAMSKLRVLEELKLSHNPIEVIPDNAFQSFGRYLQTLHLDNMKLKKFADNAFAGVTVLKTAHVENNRLTHLPQNFPFDKMETLTISRNPWHCNCQLAPLRKWLKGNRTRAEDTCYTPAQHRGQPIRDTPALRSCKLPTKRSRKGSRH